The following proteins come from a genomic window of Metarhizium brunneum chromosome 2, complete sequence:
- the grisea gene encoding Protein GRISEA: MACEPCIRGHRSTKCTHANERLMVPVRKPGRPLSSCPHPSSRPCSCAAVTAAIPRKQKCRCGTSDPDAVVESKPEKDAPSSSSSATTPPSPSKFGSAGFRVQKQGAKAGPSRKQSIDIAGLQRMDASQLNVLPPYSGVNQPQMSTPNGSSTPMSEASLYGSMDMTPSEGSFGTEAGMFPMFPYAMGAPMMPHGPMRVTPIGQNGSSVNGSVKPESETLKSCCGGSNGVKSHRDDASSVPAPSVNGNGGREPEAKSCCSSTPSSSGQEKKPVGIMPPPGVPFPPNGILIPPFQHPMAMANGMYPFYAQPNIFNYPPHYGSYLQPLQPEQWRQLMAAMAFQHGGPQAFGMTGPMPMQQPPPTPNGSSWTSHQCTCGDACQCIGCAAHPYNDATQNYVRSAWSSMMEEAQKSHAHTNSNGSHLNGQTNGVNGANGETEESTKTSCNGTTTPIKTNGDGTWSPAAPQTPSDAASGLSEEQALSASDFFFVSYPFGDTCAGETSSCLCGDDCQCIGCTIHNNTDPAPSTDDTAA, from the exons ATGGCCTG CGAGCCTTGCATTCGTGGCCACCGCTCAACCAAGTGCACGCATGCTAATGAACGGCTTATGGTTCCAGTACGGAAACCTGGCCGCCCGTTAAGCTCTTGTCCGCACCCTTCATCGCGACCTTGCTCGTGTgccgccgtcaccgccgccatccccagGAAACAGAAATGTCGATGCGGAACGTCAGATCCAGACGCAGTAGTTGAGAGCAAGCCGGAGAAGGACGCaccgagcagcagcagcagtgcGACGACACCTCCTAGCCCCTCCAAATTCGGAAGCGCAGGCTTTCGAGTCCAAAAGCAGGGCGCAAAGGCAGGGCCGAGTAGGAAACAGTCCATCGATATCGCAGGACTTCAGAGGATGGACGCCAGCCAACTCAACGTCTTGCCGCCTTACAGTGGGGTGAACCAGCCGCAAATGAGCACTCCAAACGGTTCTTCGACGCCCATGTCTGAGGCCTCACTTTACGGCTCCATGGATATGACGCCAAGTGAAGGTTCCTTTGGGACAGAGGCCGGCATGTTCCCCATGTTTCCATACGCGATGGGTGCTCCTATGATGCCGCACGGTCCCATGAGAGTGACCCCTATAGGTCAGAATGGATCTTCGGTAAATGGCTCTGTTAAGCCAGAATCAGAGACGTTGAAAAGCTGCTGTGGAGGGAGCAATGGTGTCAAAAGCCATAGGGATGATGCCTCTTCAGTGCCTGCGCCGAGCGTCAATGGTAATGGCGGTCGTGAACCTGAAGCAAAGAGCTGTTGTTCGTCCACACCATCCTCATCcggccaagaaaaaaagccagTAGGCATCATGCCTCCGCCTGGCGTACCTTTCCCACCAAACGGGATTTTAATTCCACCCTTTCAACACCCCATGGCTATGGCAAATGGGATGTATCCCTTTTATGCCCAGCCCAATATATTCAACTACCCTCCGCATTATGGATCTTATTTGCAACCCCTTCAACCCGAGCAATGGAGGCAGCTTATGGCCGCTATGGCTTTCCAGCACGGAGGGCCCCAGGCATTTGGCATGACAGGACCTATGCCAATGCAACAGCCCCCGCCTACACCGAATGGATCATCTTGGACGTCACATCAATGCACCTGCGGCGATGCCTGCCAGTGTATTGGATGTGCAGCCCATCCTTACAACGACGCAACGCAAAATTATGTACGCTCTGCTTGGTCTTCTATGATGGAGGAGGCACAAAAATCACATGCCCATACAAACAGCAACGGATCTCACCTGAATGGCCAGACTAACGGTGTTAACGGCGCGAATGGAGAGACGGAGGAATCGACCAAGACAAGTTGCAACGGGACTACAACCCCGATCAAGACAAATGGCGATGGAACATGGTCACCTGCGGCCCCCCAAACACCATCCGATGCCGCTTCCGGCCTGAGCGAGGAACAGGCTTTATCTGCTAGCGACTTTTTCTTCGTCAGCTACCCCTTTGGCGATACATGCGCTGGAGAGACGTCAAGCTGTCTTTGTGGTGATGACTGCCAGTGTATTGGGTGCACGATTCATAATAACACCGATCCGGCGCCAAGCACCGACGATACTGCAGCATAA
- the fap1_0 gene encoding L-pipecolate oxidase produces MTKLGHPLGEVNLTKAAGVYGTVQAIFDAGKESQAVFCHVCPHCATLELIFHKIRTSTSVEPAAFLRKSFQMVERLGAKAIIFTVDVGWESKRTLEARTNGEIHKSSLGAFMATGGFRDRNLFWDDISWIRRYTKLPIIVKGVQSTEDVELCVKHGAEGVMIRLQVQIETYRPDLFRKFDIMIDGGVRSGADVDLARLQQMETAPSSFLIVGSGVFGLSTAWAITKRSQFAKTSITIVDDAANGQFPPDDCASVDSSRIIRADYADPHYTAFASEAQKEWRKQGDDDLGGQGRYTESGFVLTAYEPKELKVGTKSGMDYTKESWKNCVDVAARDGYPADRIKVLENTKTLNECLGTDTYPGDWGYLNTLSGWADAGRGMEWLYERVKATERVNFVNAKVDYLANEGDRVIGAKLTDGRLVTSDVVLVAAGAWTGSLVDLRGRVEATGHVLGYIDISDRELALLSKQPVALNLSSGLFIIPPQENTLKVARHSFGYLNPVMVHNALPLFPSPERPSFVTSRPSTSRDGGLARLPDEADADLRRGLAKLSPIKGLETRRWKGTRLCWYSDTKDGDWLVDWHPGWKGLFIATGDSGHGYKFLPILGDKVLDCMQGQGGALGDKWKWKNIDDETVGKETNGKFKGLVTMDGSRGGDPGMVLAEELGKKSAAKVAKL; encoded by the exons atgaccaAGCTCGGTCACCCGCTGGGAGAAGTGAATCTAACCAAAGCAGCTGGAGTTTACGGCACAGTCCAGGCT ATTTTCGACGCCGGGAAGGAGTCCCAGGCCGTCTTCTGTCATGTCTGTCCTCATTGCGCCACATTAGAGCTCATCTTTCATAAAATTCGCACATCTACATCGGTAGAGCCCGCAGCGTTTTTGCGGAAATCCTTTCAAATGGTTGAACGTCTTGGTGCCAAAGCTATAATATTCACAGTGGACGTCGGCTGGGAGTCAAAGAGGACTTTGGAGGCTCGCACCAACGGAGAAATTCACAAATCTTCTCTTGGGGCTTTTATGGCCACGGGAGGATTCCGGGATCGCAATTTGTTTTGGGATGATATATCATGGATCCGT CGCTACACAAAGCTCCCGATTATCGTCAAAGGCGTGCAGAGTACCGAAGATGTTGAATTATGCGTCAAACACGGCGCCGAGGGAGTTATGATTAGATTGCAAGTCCAGATAGAAACGTATCGACCTGATCTATTCAGAAAGTTCGATATTATGATCGATGGCGGTGTTCGATCAGGGGCCGATGTCGACCTT GCTCGGCTTCAGCAAATGGAAACTGCACCATCCTCCTTCCTCATTGTCGGCTCTGGTGTCTTTGGCCTTAGCACCGCCTGGGCAATCACAAAAAGGTCACAATTTGCCAAGACCTCCATTACAATCGTCGACGATGCTGCCAACGGTCAATTCCCCCCGGATGACTGCGCCAGTGTCGACTCCTCCAGAATCATAAGGGCCGATTACGCTGACCCTCACTACACCGCCTTTGCGTCAGAGGCTCAGAAGGAATGGAGGAAGCAGGGTGATGATGATCTAGGAGGCCAAGGTCGTTATACCGAGTCAGGTTTTGTTCTGACGGCATATGAACCCAAGGAACTCAAAGTCGGAACAAAGTCTGGAATGGATTATACCAAGGAGAGTTGGAAAAATTGTGTCGACGTTGCTGCCAGGGACGGATATCCCGCGGACAGGATCAAGGTCTTGGAGAACACCAAGACCCTCAACGAGTGCTTGGGAACCGATACGTACCCTGGTGATTGGGGTTACCTAAATACGCTGTCCGGATGGGCTGATGCTGGACGGGGGATGGAATGGCTGTATGAGCGGGTAAAGGCGACTGAGCGGGTGAATTTTGTCAATGCAAAAGTCGACTATCTGGCCAACGAAGGCGACAGGGTCATTGGCGCAAAGCTGACGGACGGCAGACTTGTTACCAGTGATGTTGTTCTAGTCGCTGCCGGAGCTTGGACGGGATCTCTTGTTGACTTGAGAGGACGAGTTGAGGCGACGGGCCACGTGCTGGGATATATTGACATCAGTGACCGAGAACTTGCCTTGCTCTCCAAACAACCCGTTGCTCTGAACCTGTCATCTGGACTGTTCATCATCCCACCACAAGAAAATACTCTCAAAGTCGCTCGGCACAGTTTTGGCTACCTGAACCCGGTCATGGTCCACAATGCCTTGCCTCTGTTCCCGTCACCAGAAAGACCTTCTTTTGTTACCTCGAGACCGTCAACAAGCCGCGACGGTGGTCTTGCCCGTCTGCcagacgaggcagatgcGGATCTGCGACGTGGCCTCGCCAAACTCTCTCCAATCAAGGGTCTTGAGACGAGACGTTGGAAGGGGACTAGGCTGTGCTGGTATTCTGATACCAAGGATGGCGATTGGCTGGTTGACTGGCATCCTGGATGGAAGGGCCTGTTTATTGCTACGGGAGATAGTGGTCATGGATACAAGTTCCTGCCGATATTAGGTGACAAAGTGCTAGACTGTATGCAGGGCCAAGGTGGTGCGCTTGGCGATAAATGGAAATGGAAGAACATCGACGACGAGACTGTTGGGAAGGAAACGAATGGGAAATTCAAGGGTCTTGTCACGATGGATGGAAGTCGCGGAGGAGATCCTGGCATGGTGTTGGCGGAGGAATTGGGCAAGAAATCCGCTGCCAAGGTGGCAAAGCTATAG
- the tbpA_0 gene encoding TATA-box-binding protein, with product MEGIQTHPSNAAQAKAFTAPGSLSFPGATNELTPPSSNGDAMQRPAANGQNAANGNGVTPATPAATPSATQGPSGITPTLQNIVATVNLDCRLDLKTIALHARNAEYNPKRFAAVIMRIREPKTTALIFASGKMVVTGAKSEDDSKLASRKYARIIQKLGFNAKFTDFKIQNIVGSCDIKFPIRLEGLASRHHNFSSYEPELFPGLIYRMIKPKIVLLIFVSGKIVLTGAKVREEIYQAFEMIYPVLQDFRKV from the exons ATGGAAGGTATCCAGACACATCCGTCCAACGCCGCACAGGCAAAGGCCTTCACTGCGCCCGGCTCGTTGTCGTTCCCTGGAGCGACCAATGAGTTGACACCGCCGTCAAGTAATGGCGACGCCATGCAGCGTCCAGCAGCAAATGGCCAAAACGCAGCCAACGGAAATGGGGTGACTCCCGCGACTCCTGCCGCGACGCCTTCTGCCACGCAAGGTCCCAGTGGCATTACTCCTACATTGCA GAACATCGTGGCCACGGTCAATCTTGATTGCCGTTTGGACCTGAAGACGATTGCCCTGCACGCCCGAAATGCGGAGTACAACCCAAAG CGTTTTGCTGCCGTCATTATGCGCATTCGTGAGCCCAAGACTACCGCTTTGATCTTCGCGAGTGGAAAGATGGTCGTCACTGGTGCCAAATCTGAGGACGACTCCAAGCTTGCTTCGAGAAAGTATGCCCGCATCATTCAGAAGCTTGGCTTCAACGCCAAGTTCACGGATTTCAAGATCCAGAACATTGTCGGCTCTTGTGACATCAAATTTCCCATTCGTCTGGAGGGGTTGGCTTCTCGCCATCACAATTTCAGCTCTTACGAGCCTGAGTTGTTCCCTGGTCTCATTTACCGCATGATCAAGCCGAAGATTGTTCTTCTTATTTTCGTCAGCGGCAAGATTGTCTTGACCGGCGCCAAGGTCAGAGAAGAGATTTACCAGGCCTTCGAGATGATTTACCCTGTGTTGCAAG ACTTCCGAAAAGTTTAG
- the mug157_1 gene encoding Meiotically up-regulated 157 protein — MKWIQLIVVAGVAAADVPSDCPAYDNYAAQRHPPYSGGKWKYPYQRPEATCRSYEVPEVEMTLEKAKGMIEDGDLYRLFLNTWPNTVDTTILWHGRALDNADEELAFVTTGDIHAMWLRDSANQLQSYKPILNITSHNATNNIASLYRGTINLQSRYIRKFPYCNAFQPPPDSKLPLANHKRGLLAKRGDTVNPPYDPSVVWECKYELDSISAFLQLSWDYYDVTEDTEFFGKYGWADAVKTILKLANDMMTGTYTEDGHVNKSPYQWFRDSNSATETVSNGGTGNPVAGNIGLVRSFFRPSDDSTIYQYFIPANMMFSRFLEACAEIMQTINKDTASEMLTMAWGIESAIEKYGIVKHPKFGDIYAYEVDGFGSHNFMDDANVPSLLSIPHIGFKPNTHTVYRRTREFVLSRSNPYFGFGPVLNSTGGPHLGPGMAWPMGVIMQTMTSSDDDEIVHGIKQLMGATSGLGLIHESVDTHDDQRWTRSWFAWANGLFGQMILDLLDRKPHLLAKSYQ; from the exons ATGAAGTGGATTCAGCTCATTGTCGTTGCCGGTGTGGCTGCGGCAGATGTGCCGAGCGATTGTCCTGCCTATGACAACTACGCCGCCCAGCGCCACCCTCCGTATTCAGGTGGCAAATGGAAGTATCCGTATCAGCGGCCCGAGGCGACATGTCGATCCTACGAGGTCCCAGAGGTGGAGATGACATTGGAGAAAGCAAAGGGCATGATTGAAGACGGGGACCTGTACAGATTGTTTCTGAATACGTGGCCAAACACGGTCGACACTACGATTCTGTGGCATGGGAGAGCGTTGGATAATGCCGACGAAGAG CTTGCCTTTGTAACGACTGGCGACATCCACGCCATGTGGCTTCGCGACAGCGCCAACCAACTTCAGTCCTACAAGCCGATCCTCAACATCACTTCCCACAACGCTACCAATAACATTGCCAGTCTGTACCGCGGCACCATCAACCTCCAATCACGATATATTCGCAAATTCCCCTACTGCAATGCCTTCCAACCACCGCCTGACTCTAAACTTCCACTCGCCAACCACAAGCGTGGCTTGCTCGCTAAGCGTGGTGACACGGTCAACCCACCTTACGACCCCAGTGTCGTATGGGAGTGCAAGTATGAGCTTGATTCCATTTCGGCATTCCTTCAACTCTCATGGGACTACTATGATGTTACTGAGGATACTGAGTTCTTTGGAAAATACGGCTGGGCGGATGCCGTCAAAACCATTCTCAAGCTGGCGAATGACATGATGACGGGTACCTACACGGAAGACGGGCACGTCAACAAATCGCCGTACCAATGGTTCCGTGACTCGAATAGTGCTACAGAAACGGTGTCAAACGGAGGCACTGGAAACCCCGTTGCGGGTAACATTGGTCTCGTGCGCAGCTTCTTCCGGCCGTCGGACGATTCCACCATTTACCAGTACTTTATCCCGGCCAACATGATGTTCTCGCGCTTTCTCGAAGCCTGTGCTGAGATTATGCAGACCATAAACAAAGACACTGCCTCGGAAATGCTCACCATGGCGTGGGGTATAGAAAGCGCCATTGAGAAGTATGGTATTGTCAAACATCCCAAATTCGGTGACATTTACGCTTACGAGGTCGATGGCTTCGGCTCTCACAACTTCATG GACGATGCCAACGTCCCCTCCCTCTTAAGTATCCCTCATATCGGCTTCAAACCCAACACCCACACAGTTTACCGACGCACTCGCGAGTTCGTTCTCTCCCGCTCCAATCCATACTTTGGCTTTGGACCGGTTCTTAATTCAACTGGCGGCCCGCACCTGGGTCCCGGAATGGCATGGCCGATGGGCGTTATCATGCAGACCATGACCTCgagtgacgacgacgagattgTGCATGGTATTAAGCAGCTAATGGGGGCGACAAGTGGGCTTGGGCTCATCCATGAGTCTGTTGATACGCATGATGATCAGAGGTGGACTCGGTCTTG GTTTGCCTGGGCGAACGGTCTCTTTGGGCAAATGATTCTGGACCTTTTGGATAGAAAGCCACATCTACTCGCGAAAAGCTACCAGTAG